From one Treponema denticola genomic stretch:
- a CDS encoding cyclic nucleotide-binding domain-containing protein — MPKAINYKANSVVYFSGDFDERVFLLNTGSIALTSIDIETGEQVTDYIKTGEFFGVKSALGNYPREESAMVLTDSIVYSFTSKEFEAFAQTNTRIILQMIKVFSRQLRSIHKQLASLLDSEEETNPEEGLFNVMNAFYSSQHYKAAGQVGARYKSIYPNGKYSSEVDQIVRSTAEAAGRSFGNAEGHSNEAAFVQPEKPAPVADGTVHLAYNKADDFFEKGEFEAAYDQYHTVIEAGAGDEITDKAYIGAGKALHAQKEYVRCLQLLTGFISQHPKSLKIGDALMYLGMCYMDMERPDKAIAFFDKAALLSGADIIGKIRELQKECSTRLQGA; from the coding sequence ATGCCTAAGGCTATTAATTACAAGGCAAATTCAGTAGTTTATTTCTCCGGCGATTTTGATGAACGTGTTTTCCTTTTAAATACGGGCAGCATAGCTCTTACATCTATAGATATTGAAACAGGAGAACAGGTTACCGACTATATAAAGACCGGAGAATTTTTTGGAGTAAAATCGGCATTGGGCAATTATCCAAGAGAGGAAAGCGCAATGGTTTTAACCGATTCTATAGTTTATTCTTTTACAAGCAAGGAATTTGAAGCCTTTGCACAGACGAATACCCGCATTATTTTACAGATGATAAAGGTGTTTTCCCGCCAGCTTAGGAGTATCCATAAGCAGCTAGCCTCTCTTTTGGACAGTGAAGAAGAAACAAACCCTGAAGAGGGTCTTTTTAATGTTATGAATGCCTTTTATTCCTCCCAACACTATAAGGCTGCAGGACAGGTAGGGGCAAGATATAAGTCTATCTATCCTAACGGAAAATACAGCTCAGAAGTAGATCAGATAGTTAGAAGTACGGCGGAGGCTGCAGGCCGCTCTTTCGGAAACGCAGAAGGGCATAGTAATGAGGCAGCTTTTGTTCAGCCTGAAAAGCCGGCACCGGTTGCCGACGGAACTGTTCATCTTGCATATAATAAGGCTGACGATTTTTTTGAAAAGGGAGAATTTGAAGCTGCCTATGATCAATATCATACCGTAATAGAGGCAGGGGCTGGTGATGAAATTACCGACAAGGCATATATAGGTGCGGGAAAAGCTCTCCATGCCCAAAAAGAATATGTGCGCTGTTTACAGCTTTTAACAGGTTTTATTTCCCAGCATCCCAAGTCTTTAAAGATAGGAGATGCCCTTATGTATTTGGGTATGTGTTATATGGATATGGAAAGGCCTGATAAGGCGATTGCCTTTTTTGATAAGGCTGCTCTCTTGTCAGGTGCCGATATAATCGGAAAAATTAGGGAACTTCAAAAAGAATGCAGCACTAGGCTGCAAGGAGCATAA
- a CDS encoding PHP domain-containing protein — translation MVDLHTHSTASDGTFTPAELAAAVKKAGISAFALTDHDILSGLDEAAAEAKRQGIIFIRGVEISVKWSPGELHLLGLDLRKDSHELNALLQDLQDERINRNQRMAEKLKKAGFDISYEKVRDFAGGDKGLGRPHFAAYMAAHKMVKKNQEAFDKYFAKGRPFFEEKENADLAAAISAVKSAGGIPVLAHPMSLYLSWSSLPDIIADFKRQGLVGLEAWNSSTKYNDCKRLEKLAASLDMPITAGSDFHGSIRKDRKLGETSKNGIKIEDRFYENLRALHPDLPPLQNS, via the coding sequence ATGGTGGACTTACACACTCATTCAACGGCATCGGACGGCACCTTTACCCCTGCGGAACTTGCCGCCGCCGTTAAAAAGGCGGGTATTTCAGCCTTTGCCTTAACCGATCATGATATTTTAAGCGGACTCGACGAAGCTGCTGCAGAAGCTAAAAGGCAGGGTATTATTTTTATACGCGGGGTTGAAATAAGCGTTAAATGGAGCCCCGGAGAACTCCACTTATTGGGCCTTGATTTGCGTAAAGATTCTCATGAGCTTAACGCGCTCTTACAGGATCTGCAAGATGAAAGGATAAACAGAAATCAAAGGATGGCCGAAAAGTTAAAAAAAGCCGGCTTTGATATTTCTTATGAAAAGGTGAGAGATTTTGCGGGCGGCGATAAGGGCTTGGGGCGGCCTCATTTTGCAGCCTACATGGCAGCCCATAAAATGGTCAAAAAAAATCAGGAAGCCTTCGATAAGTATTTTGCAAAGGGAAGACCTTTTTTTGAAGAAAAAGAAAATGCAGACCTTGCAGCCGCAATTTCTGCCGTAAAATCCGCAGGAGGGATTCCCGTTTTGGCTCATCCTATGTCCCTTTATTTGTCTTGGTCTTCCCTTCCCGATATTATAGCCGATTTTAAAAGGCAGGGTCTTGTCGGGCTTGAAGCTTGGAATTCTTCGACAAAATACAATGATTGTAAAAGGCTCGAAAAACTGGCTGCATCCCTCGATATGCCCATAACTGCCGGAAGCGATTTTCACGGTTCAATCCGAAAGGACAGAAAACTCGGAGAAACTTCAAAAAACGGTATAAAGATTGAAGACAGGTTTTACGAAAATTTACGAGCCCTCCATCCCGACCTTCCGCCTTTGCAAAATAGTTAG